The following proteins are co-located in the Paludibaculum fermentans genome:
- a CDS encoding class I SAM-dependent methyltransferase: MMSWKTRRWDLYAPYYDKLIGFEHLRRRSLDLARLQPGERLLVDGCGTGLDLPLIRSGIEVDAVDLSPGMVEQARRKSAAARIQVMDAQQLTFPDATFDCVLLHLIVAIVPEPLRCLREAGRVLKPGGRIMLFDKYFHGPGQPRLIRRLLNPLMKFLVTDLNLRTLDLAAQAGFEIVHEEPAMLNGMFRIARLEKV, from the coding sequence ATGATGAGCTGGAAGACGCGCCGCTGGGACCTCTACGCTCCCTACTACGACAAGCTGATCGGCTTTGAGCACCTGCGCCGCCGGTCTCTGGACCTGGCCAGGCTGCAACCCGGAGAACGCCTCCTGGTGGACGGCTGCGGCACCGGCCTCGACCTGCCGTTGATCCGGTCCGGCATCGAGGTGGATGCCGTCGATCTCAGCCCCGGCATGGTGGAGCAGGCCCGCCGCAAGAGCGCCGCCGCCCGCATCCAGGTGATGGATGCGCAGCAACTCACCTTTCCCGATGCAACGTTCGATTGCGTGCTGCTGCACCTGATCGTGGCCATTGTGCCGGAGCCGCTGCGCTGCCTGCGCGAGGCCGGCCGCGTCCTCAAGCCAGGCGGCCGCATCATGCTCTTCGACAAGTACTTTCACGGCCCCGGCCAGCCACGCCTCATCCGAAGGCTGCTGAACCCGCTGATGAAGTTCCTGGTGACCGACCTGAACCTGCGCACGCTCGACCTCGCCGCCCAGGCCGGCTTCGAGATCGTCCATGAGGAACCCGCCATGTTGAACGGCATGTTCCGCATCGCCCGCCTGGAGAAGGTCTAA
- a CDS encoding TlpA family protein disulfide reductase has translation MDKNKLAFRIQMVAVVLLAGLALVMGNSLRERVVAVGDKAPKFTVRTDRGREVSTTDFGGKVLVVNFWATWCPPCIEEMPSLQAMAQQLGPKGVVVLGVSVDKNDVSYKRFLQQARVSFETSRDPEANISADYGTFKYPETYIIDREGKVRQKIIGPQDWTAPEVIRSIESLL, from the coding sequence ATGGACAAGAACAAGTTGGCATTCAGGATTCAGATGGTGGCCGTTGTACTGCTGGCCGGTCTGGCTCTCGTCATGGGCAATTCACTGCGCGAGCGCGTAGTGGCTGTGGGCGACAAGGCCCCAAAGTTTACAGTTCGCACGGATCGCGGCCGCGAGGTCTCCACCACCGACTTCGGCGGCAAGGTGCTGGTCGTCAACTTCTGGGCCACCTGGTGCCCGCCCTGCATTGAGGAAATGCCCTCCCTGCAGGCCATGGCGCAGCAACTCGGCCCCAAGGGCGTCGTCGTCCTCGGCGTCAGCGTCGACAAGAACGACGTCAGCTACAAGCGCTTCCTGCAGCAGGCCCGCGTAAGCTTCGAAACCTCCCGCGACCCCGAAGCCAACATCAGCGCCGACTACGGCACCTTCAAGTACCCCGAAACCTACATCATCGACCGCGAAGGCAAGGTCCGCCAGAAGATCATCGGCCCCCAGGACTGGACCGCGCCCGAGGTCATCCGCAGCATCGAGTCCCTCCTGTAG
- a CDS encoding 6-carboxytetrahydropterin synthase, with protein MPDVRLVRRYRFSAAHRLHTPLLSDAENREVYGKCNNPYGHGHNYTLDVCVREEIDPVRGRAVSVDALDQFVETVVLKQFDRRNLNAEVAEFATLVPTTEVLAEVLARRLAAAWPIAFAGHPARFEKLRIWETKRNIFEVVAPVPAPQESHRDEIIESFS; from the coding sequence ATGCCTGACGTACGCCTGGTCCGCCGCTACCGCTTCTCGGCCGCACATCGCCTGCACACTCCACTGCTGAGCGACGCGGAGAACCGGGAAGTGTACGGAAAATGCAATAATCCCTACGGCCACGGGCACAACTACACGCTGGACGTGTGTGTACGGGAAGAGATCGATCCTGTGCGCGGACGTGCAGTTTCGGTAGACGCGCTGGACCAGTTTGTCGAAACCGTGGTGCTGAAGCAGTTCGACCGGCGCAACCTCAACGCGGAAGTGGCTGAATTTGCGACGCTGGTGCCGACGACCGAGGTGCTGGCGGAGGTGCTGGCGCGGCGTCTGGCGGCCGCCTGGCCGATTGCCTTTGCGGGGCATCCGGCGCGGTTCGAAAAGCTTAGAATCTGGGAAACCAAACGCAACATCTTTGAAGTGGTCGCGCCGGTCCCGGCGCCTCAGGAAAGTCATCGCGATGAAATCATCGAAAGCTTTAGTTAA
- a CDS encoding DUF7670 domain-containing protein has product MTTRWWMLFLKWMARVAGVVVAGGFLFLVGAEIFSPHSGAPTQWREWLGIGLITIACLAPLLAWKWEMEAAVLSLAALAAWVVIVQVRLDRGGKVVAVMAVPACLFLLDWAVKKTLQKPMQTN; this is encoded by the coding sequence ATGACGACCCGATGGTGGATGCTCTTCTTGAAGTGGATGGCCCGCGTGGCGGGCGTGGTGGTGGCCGGCGGCTTCCTGTTCTTGGTGGGCGCCGAGATCTTTTCGCCCCATTCCGGCGCTCCGACGCAGTGGCGGGAGTGGCTGGGCATCGGCTTGATTACCATTGCCTGCCTGGCGCCGCTGCTGGCGTGGAAATGGGAGATGGAGGCGGCCGTGCTGTCGCTGGCGGCGCTGGCGGCCTGGGTAGTGATCGTGCAGGTCCGGCTGGATCGGGGCGGCAAGGTGGTGGCCGTGATGGCGGTACCGGCATGCCTGTTCCTGCTGGACTGGGCAGTGAAGAAGACCCTCCAGAAGCCCATGCAGACCAACTGA
- a CDS encoding serine hydrolase domain-containing protein encodes MLLRCSAALLLFSSLVFAAPPVPDAGKAGLDAAQMQKIAPRMKAMADAQMVPGTVTLVQHNGVLAHLEASGWADIEAKKPMRTDSIFQIMSMTKQFTGAAIMMLVEEGKVRLNDPVEKHLPEFRGLWVIASETDGVRTLRRPARPITVRDLMSHTSGMGQASPGLGDIMVKMDRTLAEACLIYSQQPLDFEPGTKWQYSNAGLATLGRIVEVESGMPYEKFLETRIFQPLGMVDTYVSLPAEKHSRLAALYDRKDGKLVKAGANVLGGDALQFRKGAKYSGPEYSLYSTALDLAQWYQMMLNKGSLNGKKLLSPSSVEVMTKVHTGDLKAGHDPGVGFGLTWAVVKDPIGTLTGHSIGTFNHGGAFGTYGWVDPKKELVGVFLVQDDDDAKPVRDAFINMTNAAVLEPSKQ; translated from the coding sequence ATGTTGCTAAGATGTTCCGCCGCCCTGCTGCTGTTTTCCAGCCTGGTCTTCGCCGCTCCGCCCGTGCCGGATGCGGGCAAAGCCGGCCTGGACGCCGCGCAGATGCAGAAGATCGCGCCGCGGATGAAGGCGATGGCCGACGCCCAGATGGTGCCCGGCACCGTGACGCTGGTGCAGCACAACGGCGTGCTGGCCCACCTGGAAGCGAGCGGTTGGGCGGACATTGAGGCGAAGAAGCCGATGCGCACCGACTCTATCTTTCAGATCATGTCGATGACCAAGCAGTTCACCGGCGCGGCCATCATGATGCTGGTGGAAGAGGGCAAAGTGCGGCTGAACGACCCCGTCGAGAAGCACCTGCCGGAGTTCCGCGGCCTGTGGGTGATCGCCTCGGAAACGGACGGCGTGCGGACCCTGCGGCGTCCCGCGCGGCCCATCACCGTGCGCGACCTCATGTCCCATACATCAGGCATGGGCCAGGCGTCGCCCGGCCTCGGCGACATCATGGTGAAAATGGACCGCACGCTGGCCGAAGCGTGCCTCATCTACTCCCAGCAGCCGCTCGATTTCGAGCCCGGCACCAAATGGCAGTACTCCAACGCCGGCCTGGCCACACTGGGCCGGATCGTCGAAGTGGAGAGCGGGATGCCTTACGAGAAGTTCCTCGAAACCAGGATCTTCCAACCGCTGGGCATGGTAGACACCTATGTCTCCCTGCCCGCCGAGAAGCACAGCCGGCTGGCCGCGCTCTACGACCGGAAGGACGGCAAACTGGTGAAGGCCGGAGCCAACGTCCTGGGCGGCGACGCCCTGCAGTTCCGGAAAGGCGCGAAGTACTCCGGCCCCGAGTACAGTCTCTACTCCACCGCCCTGGACCTCGCGCAGTGGTACCAGATGATGCTGAACAAGGGCTCGCTGAACGGCAAGAAACTGCTCTCCCCCTCGTCCGTCGAAGTGATGACCAAGGTTCATACGGGCGACCTCAAGGCGGGGCACGATCCCGGCGTCGGCTTCGGCCTCACCTGGGCCGTGGTCAAAGACCCCATCGGGACCCTGACCGGACACAGCATCGGCACGTTCAACCACGGCGGAGCGTTTGGAACCTACGGCTGGGTAGACCCGAAAAAGGAACTGGTGGGCGTATTCCTGGTGCAGGATGACGATGATGCGAAGCCGGTGCGCGACGCGTTCATCAACATGACCAACGCCGCGGTGCTCGAGCCCTCCAAACAGTAG
- a CDS encoding Ig-like domain-containing protein, with protein sequence MRTLVLILLGSTCLFGGSVTVAFNPTDPAIGPFPSDFMTTPDDTQKTGRRVNLPLPDCDQRAGDCQELTLINQLDGFNVQARLTVRFNGAIDPATLRGGVVLVWLDGSNRVTQVNRVSWDPATNTMLAKPDQPLRQGLRYALLVTDAVKDPAGSAVSRDDGFQACVDQLIGGVYCTDISAAVTLAGQALPGAVVTGGSVFTTMTGTTLLEAARQMIDLSAPAFEPVATVPVRDIRTLTVHAQVRTDGDKFEEVPFPAPPAILAVLGIDRIAFGTLQSPQLLNAQQVIPNTPTLDPLPKEISMGRVAFHVLLPNTPMPPGGYPVLLAAHGLGDNRLAGPSVMAQSFMPRGYAIVALNAVGHGYGPESTIRIGKDAGTQEIAAAGRGVDLDGDGVIGATEGCIVLVPGAPVSIRDCLRQTAIDWLAMARAIKLGLDVDGDGRPDLDGSQMAFWGQSLGAFVGTLVTATSPDIPAAVLNVGGASGVETARVSQSLRPLVQGYLGLRVPARLNAFPDFDEQYVGRDEPVKILSVPGAADIKDVFERLEWIEAAGAPSTYAPHLTTAPLDGVPAKRVLFQFAIGDQTVPNPSNSLLVRCADGQAMTSIYRHDLARALRPELPANPHTYFAFLLDANGAPISLAVLAQAATFVQSGESVVPDVNNLVKPFFGINLFETPDVLPETTGFLQ encoded by the coding sequence ATGCGGACTCTGGTCCTGATTCTTCTTGGTTCCACCTGTTTATTTGGCGGTAGTGTCACGGTCGCGTTCAATCCCACGGATCCGGCCATCGGGCCGTTTCCGTCGGATTTCATGACAACGCCGGATGACACGCAGAAGACCGGGCGGCGGGTGAACCTGCCGCTGCCGGACTGCGACCAGCGCGCCGGCGATTGCCAGGAGTTGACCCTGATCAACCAACTGGACGGTTTCAACGTCCAGGCGCGCCTGACCGTGCGGTTCAACGGCGCCATCGACCCGGCCACCCTGCGCGGCGGCGTCGTGCTGGTGTGGCTGGATGGTTCCAACCGGGTCACCCAGGTGAATCGCGTGAGCTGGGATCCGGCGACCAACACGATGCTCGCCAAGCCGGACCAGCCGCTGCGGCAGGGCCTGCGCTACGCGCTGCTGGTGACGGACGCGGTGAAGGATCCGGCCGGCTCAGCCGTGAGCCGGGATGACGGCTTTCAGGCGTGTGTCGACCAACTGATCGGCGGCGTCTATTGCACGGACATCAGCGCGGCGGTGACCCTGGCCGGCCAGGCACTTCCAGGCGCGGTGGTGACAGGCGGCTCAGTGTTTACCACCATGACCGGCACGACCCTGCTGGAAGCGGCGCGGCAGATGATCGATCTCAGCGCGCCGGCCTTCGAGCCGGTGGCGACCGTGCCCGTTCGCGACATTCGCACCCTGACAGTGCACGCCCAAGTCCGCACGGACGGCGACAAGTTTGAGGAAGTGCCCTTCCCCGCGCCGCCTGCGATTCTCGCTGTGTTGGGGATCGACCGCATTGCCTTCGGGACCCTGCAGTCGCCGCAGTTGTTGAACGCCCAGCAGGTGATCCCGAATACCCCCACGCTCGACCCGCTGCCCAAGGAGATCAGCATGGGCAGGGTTGCCTTCCACGTGCTGTTGCCGAACACGCCAATGCCGCCCGGCGGCTATCCGGTGCTGCTGGCGGCACACGGACTGGGCGACAACCGCCTGGCTGGCCCGTCGGTGATGGCGCAGTCGTTCATGCCGAGGGGCTATGCCATTGTCGCGTTGAACGCCGTGGGCCACGGCTATGGTCCTGAATCGACGATCCGCATTGGCAAGGACGCCGGGACCCAGGAGATTGCGGCGGCCGGACGCGGTGTCGACCTGGACGGTGACGGCGTGATTGGAGCCACTGAGGGGTGTATCGTGCTGGTGCCCGGCGCGCCGGTCTCCATCCGCGACTGCCTGCGGCAGACGGCGATCGATTGGCTGGCGATGGCGCGGGCGATCAAGCTCGGCCTGGATGTGGATGGCGACGGACGGCCCGACCTGGACGGCTCGCAGATGGCGTTCTGGGGGCAGTCGCTGGGTGCGTTTGTGGGCACCCTGGTGACGGCCACCAGCCCGGACATCCCCGCGGCGGTGCTGAACGTGGGCGGCGCCAGCGGCGTGGAGACGGCGCGCGTCAGCCAGTCGTTGCGGCCGCTGGTGCAGGGCTACCTGGGCCTGCGCGTCCCGGCGCGGCTGAACGCGTTCCCTGATTTCGACGAGCAGTATGTGGGGCGCGATGAACCGGTGAAGATCCTGAGCGTTCCGGGCGCGGCCGACATCAAGGATGTCTTCGAACGTCTGGAGTGGATTGAGGCAGCCGGCGCGCCTTCCACCTACGCTCCGCATTTGACCACGGCTCCCCTGGACGGCGTCCCGGCCAAGCGGGTGCTGTTCCAATTCGCGATCGGCGACCAGACCGTGCCGAATCCGTCGAACTCGCTGCTGGTGCGCTGTGCCGACGGCCAGGCGATGACGTCGATCTACCGGCACGACCTGGCGCGGGCACTGCGCCCGGAGCTGCCCGCCAATCCGCACACTTACTTCGCCTTCCTTTTGGACGCGAATGGAGCGCCCATTTCGCTGGCCGTCCTGGCGCAGGCCGCGACCTTCGTCCAATCGGGCGAAAGTGTGGTCCCGGACGTGAACAACCTGGTCAAGCCGTTCTTCGGCATCAACCTGTTCGAGACGCCGGACGTGCTGCCGGAGACCACTGGTTTCCTGCAGTAG
- a CDS encoding MarR family winged helix-turn-helix transcriptional regulator, protein MGITLETEAFVALQRAANGLMEDITRLLKGYGLSPAQFNALRILRGARPASLTCGEVGDRLITRGPDVTRLLERMEKGGLVSRVRGTEDRRVVRVTISERGLDLLAQLDEPVTELHRKQFSALRERRTASLVKLASALLASRTAPDASKM, encoded by the coding sequence ATGGGCATCACGCTCGAAACCGAGGCCTTCGTCGCCTTGCAGCGCGCGGCGAACGGCCTGATGGAAGACATAACCAGGTTACTGAAGGGCTACGGCCTCTCCCCTGCGCAATTCAATGCCCTGCGCATCTTGCGCGGCGCGCGGCCCGCCTCCCTTACCTGTGGCGAGGTGGGCGACCGTCTCATCACGCGCGGTCCGGATGTAACAAGATTGCTCGAACGCATGGAGAAGGGCGGCCTGGTGTCACGCGTCCGGGGCACGGAGGACCGCCGGGTGGTGCGCGTCACGATCAGCGAACGCGGCCTGGACCTGCTGGCTCAACTCGATGAACCGGTGACAGAACTGCACCGGAAACAGTTTTCCGCCTTGCGGGAGCGGCGTACGGCCAGTCTGGTGAAACTCGCGAGCGCGCTACTTGCATCCCGGACCGCCCCGGATGCTTCTAAGATGTAG
- a CDS encoding FAD-linked oxidase C-terminal domain-containing protein codes for MGAWKDELIRIVGPRGYLNRPEDLRLYEYDGGVDKARPEIVVFPRTTDEVSAIVRVAHRNGVPIVGRGAGTGLSGGAIPEKGGILVGFSRMNRILEIDLANERAVVQPGVVNLDISLAVDADGYFYAPDPSSQRACTIGGNVAENAGGPHTLAYGVTTNHVLGLEVVLPDGTVVQTGAWWPDTPGYDLTGLLTGSEGTMGLVTKIVIRLMKKPECVKTILAIFDSADDCALTVSEITARAITPAAVEMLDGCMLKMVEAAVHAGYPLDADGVLLIELEGVREAVEEQAEQVRQACEYCRAREFRVARSEAERQLLWKGRKNAFGAIGRVSPFYYVHDGVVPRTQIAPTLRRIGEISTQYGLTIGNIFHAGDGNMHPIILFDARIPGDLNRAQGAGFDILEYCIQVGGSITGEHGIGMEKVHLMDKQFSAESLDMMRRIRELFDPARLFNPGKLLPGARGCAEIRQPPLIAGNPVY; via the coding sequence ATGGGCGCTTGGAAGGACGAACTGATCCGCATCGTTGGTCCGCGAGGGTACCTGAATCGCCCCGAGGACCTGCGGCTCTATGAGTACGACGGCGGTGTCGACAAGGCCCGCCCGGAGATCGTCGTCTTCCCGCGTACCACCGACGAAGTCAGCGCCATCGTCCGCGTCGCGCACCGCAACGGCGTACCCATCGTCGGCCGCGGAGCCGGCACCGGCCTCAGCGGCGGCGCCATCCCCGAAAAGGGCGGCATCCTGGTGGGCTTCTCCCGCATGAACCGCATCCTGGAGATCGACCTGGCCAACGAACGCGCCGTCGTCCAACCAGGCGTCGTCAACCTCGACATCAGCCTCGCCGTGGACGCCGACGGCTACTTCTATGCACCGGACCCGTCCAGCCAGCGTGCCTGCACCATCGGCGGCAATGTGGCCGAGAACGCTGGCGGCCCCCATACCCTCGCCTACGGCGTCACGACCAACCACGTCCTGGGCCTCGAAGTCGTCCTGCCCGACGGCACGGTCGTCCAGACCGGAGCCTGGTGGCCCGACACCCCCGGCTACGACCTCACCGGCCTGCTCACCGGCAGTGAAGGCACCATGGGCCTGGTGACGAAGATCGTCATCCGCCTCATGAAGAAGCCCGAGTGCGTCAAGACGATCCTGGCCATCTTCGACTCCGCCGACGACTGCGCCCTGACGGTGAGCGAAATCACCGCCCGCGCCATCACGCCCGCCGCCGTCGAGATGCTGGATGGCTGCATGCTCAAGATGGTGGAGGCGGCGGTGCACGCCGGCTATCCGCTCGACGCCGACGGCGTGCTTCTCATTGAACTCGAAGGAGTGCGCGAGGCCGTCGAGGAGCAGGCGGAACAGGTCCGCCAGGCCTGCGAGTATTGCCGCGCCCGCGAATTCCGCGTCGCCCGTAGCGAGGCCGAGCGGCAACTGCTGTGGAAGGGCCGCAAAAACGCCTTTGGCGCCATCGGCCGCGTCAGCCCGTTCTACTACGTGCACGACGGCGTCGTGCCGCGCACCCAGATCGCGCCCACCCTGCGCCGCATCGGAGAGATCTCCACCCAATACGGCCTGACCATCGGCAACATCTTCCACGCCGGCGACGGCAACATGCATCCCATCATCCTGTTCGACGCCCGCATACCGGGCGATCTCAACCGCGCCCAGGGCGCCGGCTTCGACATCCTCGAATACTGCATCCAGGTGGGCGGCTCCATCACCGGCGAGCACGGCATCGGCATGGAGAAGGTGCACCTCATGGACAAGCAGTTTTCCGCCGAATCCCTGGATATGATGCGCCGCATCCGCGAGCTGTTCGATCCGGCCCGGCTCTTCAATCCCGGCAAACTGCTGCCCGGAGCCAGAGGCTGCGCCGAGATCCGCCAGCCGCCGCTCATCGCCGGCAACCCGGTCTACTGA
- a CDS encoding uroporphyrinogen decarboxylase family protein: protein MMNRREFSLGAMAFFAPAPKEKMTPTERVTAVLKGRMPDRPPFSFWHHFHDEAQPPEKHAAFTMDYQRRYHLDFVKVMSDYPYPKPAGGPWYELKPVDSPFPRQLRALELIRDGLAGQKYFVETQFNPWNVAEKLSSKEAVLRLMHDKPQSLLDALEAIAKSEANHVKAALEAGASGVFLSIANAQQTVMTLAEYRKFSEPFDRMVLAAAQDAPMNTLHLHGDRVILDYFWKGWNVPIIQYSVAGTKFPMSEARRRFNGVLMGGLDENKSATSSAADITALVQKARVAAPKWICAPGCSIPDDATDASQLKLSRVLHGQ from the coding sequence ATGATGAACCGACGAGAGTTCTCGCTGGGCGCAATGGCGTTCTTCGCTCCGGCGCCGAAGGAGAAGATGACCCCGACGGAGAGGGTCACCGCGGTGCTCAAAGGCCGTATGCCCGATCGTCCGCCGTTCTCGTTCTGGCATCACTTCCACGACGAAGCGCAGCCGCCCGAAAAGCACGCCGCGTTCACGATGGACTACCAGCGTCGCTACCACCTCGATTTCGTCAAGGTGATGAGCGACTATCCTTACCCGAAACCAGCCGGCGGGCCGTGGTACGAGTTGAAGCCGGTGGATTCGCCGTTTCCCCGGCAGTTGCGGGCGCTGGAGCTCATCCGCGATGGCCTGGCCGGCCAGAAGTACTTCGTGGAAACGCAGTTCAACCCGTGGAATGTCGCCGAGAAGCTCTCATCGAAAGAAGCGGTCCTGCGGCTGATGCACGACAAGCCGCAATCGCTGCTGGACGCCCTGGAAGCCATCGCGAAGTCGGAGGCGAATCACGTCAAGGCAGCGCTCGAAGCAGGCGCATCCGGCGTCTTCCTCTCCATCGCCAATGCCCAGCAGACCGTCATGACCCTGGCCGAGTATCGCAAGTTCAGCGAGCCGTTCGACCGCATGGTTCTCGCCGCCGCGCAGGACGCGCCCATGAATACGCTGCACCTGCATGGCGACCGCGTCATCCTCGACTACTTCTGGAAGGGCTGGAACGTGCCCATCATTCAATATTCGGTGGCTGGCACCAAGTTCCCGATGTCCGAGGCCCGGCGCCGCTTCAACGGCGTGCTAATGGGTGGGTTGGACGAGAACAAATCGGCCACCTCCAGCGCCGCCGACATCACCGCCCTGGTTCAAAAAGCCCGCGTAGCCGCGCCAAAATGGATCTGCGCCCCCGGCTGCTCCATTCCGGACGACGCCACCGACGCCAGTCAGCTCAAGCTCAGCCGCGTCCTGCACGGCCAATGA
- a CDS encoding 6-carboxytetrahydropterin synthase, translated as MWITRKVEFSASHSCYNQDLSEAENAALYGADANPHGHGHNYSLEVTLEGAPDPVTGMVVDLKAVKQILEREVVEPMDHRHLNHEVPPFDSVVPTTENLAVEIWRRLQPHFAAGPGRLHAIRLYETDDLFVEYEGR; from the coding sequence ATGTGGATCACCCGCAAGGTCGAATTCTCCGCCTCCCACTCCTGTTACAACCAGGACCTATCCGAGGCTGAAAACGCGGCGCTGTATGGCGCCGACGCGAATCCGCATGGTCATGGCCACAATTATTCGCTGGAAGTGACGCTGGAAGGCGCGCCCGACCCGGTTACGGGTATGGTGGTGGATCTAAAGGCAGTTAAACAGATTCTCGAGCGCGAAGTGGTGGAGCCGATGGATCACCGCCACCTCAACCACGAGGTTCCGCCTTTCGATTCCGTCGTGCCGACGACCGAGAACCTGGCGGTGGAGATCTGGCGTAGACTGCAGCCGCATTTCGCGGCGGGGCCTGGACGGCTGCACGCCATCCGGCTGTATGAGACCGACGATCTTTTCGTCGAGTATGAGGGGCGCTGA
- a CDS encoding DedA family protein, whose translation MFAAVFVEQLGAPVPAVPVLLAMGAMAGLGYYSVSLSLLLAIIAAMAPDVLWYYLGRRRGDSILALLCKLSLEPDTCVRTTTNAFDRWGPATLLVAKFIPGLSTVAPPLAGSARLPMGRFLAFDAGGAFLWAGSSLAVGFLLRRKVEEFAEALSSFGIGLLVVVGSPLAAWIFWKLWQRERAMRLYRIARLQPTDLKAMLDSGEPTYIIDLRGPNAIKRSGFKLPGALMLPQDEIDVHLRDLPAGAHLVFYCS comes from the coding sequence ATGTTTGCCGCCGTGTTTGTGGAACAACTGGGCGCGCCGGTACCGGCCGTGCCGGTGCTGCTGGCGATGGGCGCCATGGCGGGACTGGGCTACTACTCCGTCTCGCTGTCCCTGTTGCTGGCCATCATTGCCGCCATGGCTCCGGACGTCCTGTGGTACTACCTGGGCCGCCGCCGGGGCGATTCGATCCTGGCCCTGCTCTGCAAGCTGTCGCTGGAGCCGGACACCTGTGTCCGGACGACGACCAACGCGTTCGACCGCTGGGGCCCGGCCACCCTGCTGGTCGCCAAATTTATTCCCGGACTCAGCACCGTGGCGCCGCCCCTGGCCGGCAGCGCGCGGCTTCCCATGGGACGTTTTCTGGCCTTCGATGCCGGCGGAGCCTTCCTTTGGGCGGGCTCCTCGCTGGCGGTCGGCTTCCTGCTGCGCCGCAAGGTGGAAGAGTTTGCCGAGGCGCTCTCCAGCTTTGGCATTGGACTGCTGGTGGTCGTAGGGTCGCCCCTGGCGGCCTGGATCTTCTGGAAACTGTGGCAGCGCGAGCGCGCCATGCGGCTCTACCGCATCGCGCGCCTGCAGCCCACCGACCTGAAGGCCATGCTGGATTCCGGAGAGCCCACGTATATCATCGACTTGCGCGGGCCCAATGCCATCAAGCGGTCGGGCTTTAAGCTGCCTGGCGCCTTGATGCTGCCGCAGGACGAGATCGACGTTCACCTGCGCGACTTGCCCGCCGGAGCGCACCTGGTCTTCTATTGCAGTTGA
- the folE gene encoding GTP cyclohydrolase I FolE has protein sequence MAANMKEVLRALGEDPQREGLLSTPVRTEKALKFLTSGYTADIEKIVNGAIFNEKCDEMVVVKDIEFFSMCEHHMLPFYGKAHVAYIPKNKIIGLSKIPRIVDVFARRLQVQERMTQQIAECLQEVLDAVGVGVITEARHFCMMMRGVEKQHSSTTSSAMLGAFRQRKDSRDEFLSHVRHNSLI, from the coding sequence ATTGCAGCCAACATGAAGGAAGTGCTGCGCGCGCTGGGAGAAGACCCGCAACGGGAAGGGCTGCTCTCGACGCCGGTGCGAACCGAGAAGGCGCTGAAATTCCTGACCAGTGGGTATACGGCCGACATCGAGAAGATCGTCAACGGCGCCATCTTCAACGAGAAGTGCGACGAGATGGTGGTGGTGAAGGACATCGAGTTCTTTTCGATGTGCGAGCACCATATGCTGCCGTTCTACGGGAAGGCCCACGTGGCCTACATTCCGAAGAATAAGATCATTGGGCTCAGCAAGATCCCGCGCATTGTCGACGTCTTTGCGCGCCGCCTGCAGGTGCAGGAGCGGATGACGCAGCAGATCGCGGAATGCCTGCAGGAGGTGCTGGACGCGGTGGGCGTGGGGGTCATCACCGAAGCGCGCCACTTCTGCATGATGATGCGCGGTGTGGAGAAGCAGCACTCCTCGACGACGTCTTCGGCCATGCTGGGCGCCTTCCGGCAGCGGAAGGACTCACGGGACGAGTTCCTGTCGCATGTGCGGCACAACTCCCTGATCTAA